A single window of Prionailurus viverrinus isolate Anna chromosome F1, UM_Priviv_1.0, whole genome shotgun sequence DNA harbors:
- the ATP8B2 gene encoding phospholipid-transporting ATPase ID isoform X2, producing the protein MALCAKKRPPEEERRARANDREYNEKFQYASNCIKTSKYNILTFLPVNLFEQFQEVANTYFLFLLILQLIPQVSSLSWFTTIVPLVLVLAITAVKDATDDYFRHKSDNQVNNRQSQVLIDGSLQQEQWMNVRVGDIIKLENNQFVAADLLLLSSSEPHGLCYIETAELDGETNMKVRQAIPVTSELGDISRLAKFDGEVVCEPPNNKLDKFSGALYWKESKFPLSNQNMLLRGCVLRNTEWCFGLVVFAGPDTKLMQNSGRTKFKRTSIDRLMNTLVLWIFGFLVCMGVILAIGNAIWEHEVGTRFQVYLPWDEAVDSAFFSGFLSFWSYIIILNTVVPISLYVSVEVIRLGHSYFINWDRKMFCVKKQTPAEARTTTLNEELGQVEYVFSDKTGTLTQNVMVFHKCSVRGRSYGDVFDVLGHKAELGERPQPVDFSFNPLADKKFLFWDPTLLEAVKMGDPHTHEFFRLLSLCHTVMSEEKNEGELYYKAQSPDEGALVTAARNFGFVFRSRTPKTITVHEMGTAVTYQLLAILDFNNIRKRMSVIVRNPEGRIRLYCKGADTILLDRLHPSTQELLNTTTDHLNEYAGEGLRTLVLAYKDLDEEYYEEWAQRRLQASLAQDSREDRLASVYEEVESDMMLLGATAIEDRLQQGVPETIALLTLANIKIWVLTGDKQETAVNIGYSCKMLTDDVTEVFVVTGHTVLEVREELRKAREKMMDSPHTVGNGFTCQEKRPSSKLSSVLEAVAGEYALVINGHSLAHALEADMELEFLETACACKAVICCRVTPLQKAQVVELVKKHKKAVTLAIGDGANDVSMIKTAHIGVGISGQEGIQAVLASDYSFSQFKFLQRLLLVHGRWSYLRMCKFLCYFFYKNFAFTMVHFWFGFFCGFSAQTVYDQYFITLYNIVYTSLPVLAMGVFDQDVPEQRSMEYPKLYEPGQLNLLFNKREFFICIAQGIYASVLVFFLPYGVFAEAARDDGAQLADYQSFAVTVATSLVIVVSVQIGLDTGYWTAINHFFIWGSLAVYFAILFAMHSDGLFRMFPNQFRFVGNAQSSLAQPTVWLTIALTTVVCILPVVAFRFLKLSLKPDLSDTVRYSQLVRKKRAQHRCTRRPGRTSSRRSGYAFAHQEGFGELIMSGKNMRLSSLGLAGFATRSGSGWIESLRRKRSDSPGSPPDKPLKG; encoded by the exons ATGGCGCTGTGTGCAAAAAAGCGCCCCCCAG aagaagagaggagggcgCGAGCCAACGACCGAGAGTACAACGAGAAGTTCCAGTACGCG AGTAACTGCATCAAGACCTCCAAGTACAACATTCTCACCTTCCTGCCTGTCAACCTCTTCGAGCAGTTCCAGGAAGTGGCCAATACCTACTTCCTGTTCCTTCTCATTCTGCAG TTGATTCCGCAGGTGTCTTCCCTGTCCTGGTTCACCACCATTGTGCCTTTGGTCCTTGTCCTTGCCATCACAGCTGTGAAAGATGCCACCGACGATTAC TTCCGCCACAAGAGTGACAACCAGGTGAATAACCGGCAGTCTCAAGTGCTGATCGATGGAAG CCTCCAGCAAGAGCAGTGGATGAACGTCCGTGTTGGCGATATCATCAAACTAGAAAATAACCAGTTTGTGGCG GCGgatctcctcctcctttccagcAGTGAGCCCCACGGTCTGTGTTACATCGAGACAGCGGAGCTTGATGG AGAGACCAACATGAAAGTGCGGCAGGCTATTCCGGTCACCTCGGAGCTGGGGGACATCAGCAGGCTCGCCAAGTTTGACG GTGAGGTGGTCTGCGAGCCTCCGAACAACAAGCTGGACAAGTTCAGTGGGGCCCTTTACTGGAAGGAGAGCAAGTTCCCGCTGAGCAACCAGAACATGCTCCTGCGGGGCTGCGTGCTGCGTAACACCGAGTGGTGCTTCGGCCTGGTGGTCTTCGCAG GTCCTGACACTAAGCTGATGCAGAACAGCGGCAGGACGAAGTTCAAGAGAACGAGTATCGATCGCCTAATGAACACCCTGGTGCTCTGG ATTTTTGGATTCCTGGTCTGCATGGGGGTGATCCTGGCCATCGGCAATGCCATCTGGGAGCACGAGGTCGGGACGCGTTTCCAGGTCTACTTGCCCTGGGACGAGGCGGTGGACAGTGCCTTCTTCTCTGGCTTCCTCTCCTTCTGGTCCTACATCATCATCCTCAACACCGTCGTGCCCATATCGCTCTACGTCAG CGTGGAGGTCATCCGCCTGGGCCACAGCTACTTCATCAACTGGGACAGGAAGATGTTCTGCGTGAAGAAGCAGACGCCCGCCGAGGCCCGCACCACCACCCTGAACGAGGAGCTGGGCCAGGTGGAGTACGTCTTCTCCGACAAGACGGGCACGCTCACCCAGAACGTCATGGTCTTCCACAAGTGCTCCGTCCGCGGCCGCAGCTACG GGGACGTGTTTGATGTCCTGGGACACAAAGCTGAATTGGGAGAG AGACCACAGCCCGTCGACTTCTCCTTCAATCCCCTGGCTGACAAGAAGTTCCTATTTTGGGACCCCACCCTCTTGGAGGCCGTCAAGATGGGGGACCCCCACACCCATGAGTTCTTCCGGCTCCTCTCCCTGTGTCATACCGTCATGTCGGAAGAGAAGAACGAGG GAGAGCTGTACTACAAAGCCCAGTCCCCGGATGAGGGGGCCCTGGTCACCGCGGCCAGGAACTTCGGTTTCGTGTTCCGCTCTCGCACCCCCAAAACCATCACTGTCCACGAGATGGGCACCGCCGTCACCTACCAGCTGCTGGCCATCCTGGACTTCAACAATATCCGCAAGCGGATGTCGGTCATAG TGCGGAACCCAGAGGGGAGGATCCGACTCTACTGCAAAGGGGCTGACACCATCCTGCTGGACAGGCTCCACCCTTCCACCCAGGAGCTGCTCAACACCACCACTGACCACCTGAAC GAGTacgcaggggaagggctgaggaCCCTGGTTCTGGCCTACAAGGACCTAGATGAAGAGTACTATGAGGAGTGGGCCCAGCGACGGCTCCAAGCCAGCCTGGCCCAGGACAGCCGGGAGGACAGGCTGGCCAGCGTGTACGAGGAGGTTGAGAGCGACATGATG CTGCTGGGTGCGACGGCCATCGAGGACAGGCTGCAGCAAGGGGTTCCGGAGACCATTGCCCTCCTGACGCTGGCCAACATCAAGATCTGGGTGCTGACCGGGGACAAGCAAG AGACGGCTGTGAACATCGGCTATTCCTGCAAGATGCTGACGGACGATGTGACGGAGGTGTTCGTCGTCACCGGCCACACTGTTCTGGAAGTGCGGGAGGAGCTCAG GAAAGCCCGGGAGAAGATGATGGACTCACCCCACACCGTGGGGAACGGCTTCACCTGCCAGGAGAAACGTCCTTCCTCCAAGCTCTCTTCTGTCCTGGAGGCTGTCGCTGGGGAGTACGCCCTGGTCATCAACGGGCACAGCCTG GCGCACGCATTGGAGGCAGACATGGAGCTGGAGTTCCTGGAGACGGCCTGTGCCTGCAAGGCCGTCATCTGCTGCCGCGTGACCCCTTTGCAGAAGGCACAGGTGGTGGAGCTGGTTAAGAAGCACAAGAAGGCCGTGACCCTCGCCATTGGGGACGGAGCCAACGACGTCAGCATGATCAAAA CGGCCCACATTGGCGTGGGCATCAGCGGACAGGAGGGCATCCAGGCGGTGCTGGCCTCCGACTACTCCTTCTCCCAGTTCAAGTTCCTGCAGCGCCTCCTGCTGGTGCACGGGCGCTGGTCCTACCTGCGCATGTGCAAGTTCCTCTGCTACTTCTTCTACAAGAACTTCGCCTTCACCATGGTCCACTTCTGGTTTGGCTTCTTCTGTGGTTTCTCAGCCCAG aCCGTCTACGACCAATATTTCATCACGCTCTACAACATCGTGTACACCTCCCTTCCGGTCCTAGCTATGGGGGTCTTCGACCAG GACGTCCCCGAGCAGCGGAGCATGGAGTACCCTAAGCTATACGAGCCGGGCCAGCTCAACCTCCTCTTCAACAAGCGGGAGTTCTTTATCTGCATCGCGCAGGGCATCTACGCATCCGTGCTCGTGTTCTTCCTCCCCTACGGGGTGTTTGCCGAGGCCGCGCGGGATGACGGTGCCCAACTGGCCGACTATCAGTCTTTCGCAGTCACCGTGGCCACCTCGCTGGTCATCGTCGTGAGcgtgcag ATCGGGCTGGACACGGGCTACTGGACGGCCATCAACCACTTCTTCATCTGGGGCAGCCTGGCGGTCTACTTCGCCATTCTCTTCGCCATGCACAGTGATGGGCTCTTCCGCATGTTCCCGAACCAGTTCCGGTTCGTGG GCAATGCCCAGAGCAGCCTGGCCCAGCCCACCGTGTGGCTGACCATCGCGCTCACCACGGTCGTCTGCATCCTGCCTGTGGTCGCCTTTCGCTTCCTCAAGCTGAGCCTGAAGCCCGATCTCTCTGACACG gTGCGCTATAGCCAGCTGGTGAGGAAGAAGAGGGCCCAGCACCGCTGCACGCGGAGGCCCGGCCGCACCAGCTCCCGCCGCTCGGGCTACGCCTTCGCCCACCAGGAGGGCTTCGGGGAGCTCATCATGTCCGGCAAGAACATGCGGCTCAGCTCCCTGGGGCTGGCCGGCTTCGCCACGCGCTCCGGCTCCGGCTGGATCGAGAGCCTGCGCAGGAAGAGGAGCGACAGCCCGGGCAGCCCCCCCGACAAGCCCCTGAAGGGgtga
- the ATP8B2 gene encoding phospholipid-transporting ATPase ID isoform X1, with protein sequence MTVPKEMPEKWARAGAPPSWSRKKPSWGTEEERRARANDREYNEKFQYASNCIKTSKYNILTFLPVNLFEQFQEVANTYFLFLLILQLIPQVSSLSWFTTIVPLVLVLAITAVKDATDDYFRHKSDNQVNNRQSQVLIDGSLQQEQWMNVRVGDIIKLENNQFVAADLLLLSSSEPHGLCYIETAELDGETNMKVRQAIPVTSELGDISRLAKFDGEVVCEPPNNKLDKFSGALYWKESKFPLSNQNMLLRGCVLRNTEWCFGLVVFAGPDTKLMQNSGRTKFKRTSIDRLMNTLVLWIFGFLVCMGVILAIGNAIWEHEVGTRFQVYLPWDEAVDSAFFSGFLSFWSYIIILNTVVPISLYVSVEVIRLGHSYFINWDRKMFCVKKQTPAEARTTTLNEELGQVEYVFSDKTGTLTQNVMVFHKCSVRGRSYGDVFDVLGHKAELGERPQPVDFSFNPLADKKFLFWDPTLLEAVKMGDPHTHEFFRLLSLCHTVMSEEKNEGELYYKAQSPDEGALVTAARNFGFVFRSRTPKTITVHEMGTAVTYQLLAILDFNNIRKRMSVIVRNPEGRIRLYCKGADTILLDRLHPSTQELLNTTTDHLNEYAGEGLRTLVLAYKDLDEEYYEEWAQRRLQASLAQDSREDRLASVYEEVESDMMLLGATAIEDRLQQGVPETIALLTLANIKIWVLTGDKQETAVNIGYSCKMLTDDVTEVFVVTGHTVLEVREELRKAREKMMDSPHTVGNGFTCQEKRPSSKLSSVLEAVAGEYALVINGHSLAHALEADMELEFLETACACKAVICCRVTPLQKAQVVELVKKHKKAVTLAIGDGANDVSMIKTAHIGVGISGQEGIQAVLASDYSFSQFKFLQRLLLVHGRWSYLRMCKFLCYFFYKNFAFTMVHFWFGFFCGFSAQTVYDQYFITLYNIVYTSLPVLAMGVFDQDVPEQRSMEYPKLYEPGQLNLLFNKREFFICIAQGIYASVLVFFLPYGVFAEAARDDGAQLADYQSFAVTVATSLVIVVSVQIGLDTGYWTAINHFFIWGSLAVYFAILFAMHSDGLFRMFPNQFRFVGNAQSSLAQPTVWLTIALTTVVCILPVVAFRFLKLSLKPDLSDTVRYSQLVRKKRAQHRCTRRPGRTSSRRSGYAFAHQEGFGELIMSGKNMRLSSLGLAGFATRSGSGWIESLRRKRSDSPGSPPDKPLKG encoded by the exons ATGACGGTCCCCAAGGAGATGCCCGAGAAGTGGGCCCGGGCCGGGGCGCCCCCCTCCTGGAGCAGAAAGAAGCCCTCTTGGGGGACAG aagaagagaggagggcgCGAGCCAACGACCGAGAGTACAACGAGAAGTTCCAGTACGCG AGTAACTGCATCAAGACCTCCAAGTACAACATTCTCACCTTCCTGCCTGTCAACCTCTTCGAGCAGTTCCAGGAAGTGGCCAATACCTACTTCCTGTTCCTTCTCATTCTGCAG TTGATTCCGCAGGTGTCTTCCCTGTCCTGGTTCACCACCATTGTGCCTTTGGTCCTTGTCCTTGCCATCACAGCTGTGAAAGATGCCACCGACGATTAC TTCCGCCACAAGAGTGACAACCAGGTGAATAACCGGCAGTCTCAAGTGCTGATCGATGGAAG CCTCCAGCAAGAGCAGTGGATGAACGTCCGTGTTGGCGATATCATCAAACTAGAAAATAACCAGTTTGTGGCG GCGgatctcctcctcctttccagcAGTGAGCCCCACGGTCTGTGTTACATCGAGACAGCGGAGCTTGATGG AGAGACCAACATGAAAGTGCGGCAGGCTATTCCGGTCACCTCGGAGCTGGGGGACATCAGCAGGCTCGCCAAGTTTGACG GTGAGGTGGTCTGCGAGCCTCCGAACAACAAGCTGGACAAGTTCAGTGGGGCCCTTTACTGGAAGGAGAGCAAGTTCCCGCTGAGCAACCAGAACATGCTCCTGCGGGGCTGCGTGCTGCGTAACACCGAGTGGTGCTTCGGCCTGGTGGTCTTCGCAG GTCCTGACACTAAGCTGATGCAGAACAGCGGCAGGACGAAGTTCAAGAGAACGAGTATCGATCGCCTAATGAACACCCTGGTGCTCTGG ATTTTTGGATTCCTGGTCTGCATGGGGGTGATCCTGGCCATCGGCAATGCCATCTGGGAGCACGAGGTCGGGACGCGTTTCCAGGTCTACTTGCCCTGGGACGAGGCGGTGGACAGTGCCTTCTTCTCTGGCTTCCTCTCCTTCTGGTCCTACATCATCATCCTCAACACCGTCGTGCCCATATCGCTCTACGTCAG CGTGGAGGTCATCCGCCTGGGCCACAGCTACTTCATCAACTGGGACAGGAAGATGTTCTGCGTGAAGAAGCAGACGCCCGCCGAGGCCCGCACCACCACCCTGAACGAGGAGCTGGGCCAGGTGGAGTACGTCTTCTCCGACAAGACGGGCACGCTCACCCAGAACGTCATGGTCTTCCACAAGTGCTCCGTCCGCGGCCGCAGCTACG GGGACGTGTTTGATGTCCTGGGACACAAAGCTGAATTGGGAGAG AGACCACAGCCCGTCGACTTCTCCTTCAATCCCCTGGCTGACAAGAAGTTCCTATTTTGGGACCCCACCCTCTTGGAGGCCGTCAAGATGGGGGACCCCCACACCCATGAGTTCTTCCGGCTCCTCTCCCTGTGTCATACCGTCATGTCGGAAGAGAAGAACGAGG GAGAGCTGTACTACAAAGCCCAGTCCCCGGATGAGGGGGCCCTGGTCACCGCGGCCAGGAACTTCGGTTTCGTGTTCCGCTCTCGCACCCCCAAAACCATCACTGTCCACGAGATGGGCACCGCCGTCACCTACCAGCTGCTGGCCATCCTGGACTTCAACAATATCCGCAAGCGGATGTCGGTCATAG TGCGGAACCCAGAGGGGAGGATCCGACTCTACTGCAAAGGGGCTGACACCATCCTGCTGGACAGGCTCCACCCTTCCACCCAGGAGCTGCTCAACACCACCACTGACCACCTGAAC GAGTacgcaggggaagggctgaggaCCCTGGTTCTGGCCTACAAGGACCTAGATGAAGAGTACTATGAGGAGTGGGCCCAGCGACGGCTCCAAGCCAGCCTGGCCCAGGACAGCCGGGAGGACAGGCTGGCCAGCGTGTACGAGGAGGTTGAGAGCGACATGATG CTGCTGGGTGCGACGGCCATCGAGGACAGGCTGCAGCAAGGGGTTCCGGAGACCATTGCCCTCCTGACGCTGGCCAACATCAAGATCTGGGTGCTGACCGGGGACAAGCAAG AGACGGCTGTGAACATCGGCTATTCCTGCAAGATGCTGACGGACGATGTGACGGAGGTGTTCGTCGTCACCGGCCACACTGTTCTGGAAGTGCGGGAGGAGCTCAG GAAAGCCCGGGAGAAGATGATGGACTCACCCCACACCGTGGGGAACGGCTTCACCTGCCAGGAGAAACGTCCTTCCTCCAAGCTCTCTTCTGTCCTGGAGGCTGTCGCTGGGGAGTACGCCCTGGTCATCAACGGGCACAGCCTG GCGCACGCATTGGAGGCAGACATGGAGCTGGAGTTCCTGGAGACGGCCTGTGCCTGCAAGGCCGTCATCTGCTGCCGCGTGACCCCTTTGCAGAAGGCACAGGTGGTGGAGCTGGTTAAGAAGCACAAGAAGGCCGTGACCCTCGCCATTGGGGACGGAGCCAACGACGTCAGCATGATCAAAA CGGCCCACATTGGCGTGGGCATCAGCGGACAGGAGGGCATCCAGGCGGTGCTGGCCTCCGACTACTCCTTCTCCCAGTTCAAGTTCCTGCAGCGCCTCCTGCTGGTGCACGGGCGCTGGTCCTACCTGCGCATGTGCAAGTTCCTCTGCTACTTCTTCTACAAGAACTTCGCCTTCACCATGGTCCACTTCTGGTTTGGCTTCTTCTGTGGTTTCTCAGCCCAG aCCGTCTACGACCAATATTTCATCACGCTCTACAACATCGTGTACACCTCCCTTCCGGTCCTAGCTATGGGGGTCTTCGACCAG GACGTCCCCGAGCAGCGGAGCATGGAGTACCCTAAGCTATACGAGCCGGGCCAGCTCAACCTCCTCTTCAACAAGCGGGAGTTCTTTATCTGCATCGCGCAGGGCATCTACGCATCCGTGCTCGTGTTCTTCCTCCCCTACGGGGTGTTTGCCGAGGCCGCGCGGGATGACGGTGCCCAACTGGCCGACTATCAGTCTTTCGCAGTCACCGTGGCCACCTCGCTGGTCATCGTCGTGAGcgtgcag ATCGGGCTGGACACGGGCTACTGGACGGCCATCAACCACTTCTTCATCTGGGGCAGCCTGGCGGTCTACTTCGCCATTCTCTTCGCCATGCACAGTGATGGGCTCTTCCGCATGTTCCCGAACCAGTTCCGGTTCGTGG GCAATGCCCAGAGCAGCCTGGCCCAGCCCACCGTGTGGCTGACCATCGCGCTCACCACGGTCGTCTGCATCCTGCCTGTGGTCGCCTTTCGCTTCCTCAAGCTGAGCCTGAAGCCCGATCTCTCTGACACG gTGCGCTATAGCCAGCTGGTGAGGAAGAAGAGGGCCCAGCACCGCTGCACGCGGAGGCCCGGCCGCACCAGCTCCCGCCGCTCGGGCTACGCCTTCGCCCACCAGGAGGGCTTCGGGGAGCTCATCATGTCCGGCAAGAACATGCGGCTCAGCTCCCTGGGGCTGGCCGGCTTCGCCACGCGCTCCGGCTCCGGCTGGATCGAGAGCCTGCGCAGGAAGAGGAGCGACAGCCCGGGCAGCCCCCCCGACAAGCCCCTGAAGGGgtga
- the AQP10 gene encoding aquaporin-10 isoform X2, producing the protein MLHSQPLADVKGRLRIRSHLARQCLAEFLGVFVLMLLTQGAGAQAVTSGETKGNFFTMFLAGSLAVTIAIYVGGNVSGAHLNPAFSLAMCLLGRLPWAKFPVYCLVQLLSAFCASGATYAVYYDALQNYTGGNLTVTGPKETASIFATYPAPYLSLNNGFLDQVLGTGILIVGILAILDTRNKGVPAGLEPVAVGLLILAIGLSLGANCGFPLNPARDLGPRLFTYVAGWGPEVFSAGNGWWWVPVVAPLVGATLGTATYQLLVALHHPEEKSESAQDLEFAQHTA; encoded by the exons ATGTTGCATAGCCAGCCCTTGGCCGACGTCAAGGGCCGGCTCCGGATCCGCAGCCACCTGGCCCGGCAGTGCCTGGCAGAGTTTCTGGGTGTATTTGTGCTCATG tTGCTCACCCAGGGGGCTGGAGCCCAGGCTGTCACCAGTGGAGAAACGAAAGGCAACTTCTTCACCATGTTTCTGGCTGGCTCTCTGGCCGTGACCATAGCCATCTACGTGGGTGGTAACGTTTCAG GGGCCCACCTGAACCCAGCCTTCTCCCTGGCCATGTGCCTGCTGGGACGCCTCCCCTGGGCCAAGTTCCCCGTTTACTGCTTGGTGCAGCTTCTATCTGCTTTCTGTGCCTCTGGAGCCACCTATGCCGTCTACTACG ATGCCCTACAGAACTATACAGGTGGGAACCTGACGGTGACTGGCCCCAAGGAGACAGCCTCCATCTTTGCCACCTATCCTGCCCCTTACCTGTCCCTGAACAATGGCTTCCTGGATCAG GTGCTGGGCACGGGGATCCTGATTGTGGGGATCCTGGCCATCCTGGACACACGGAACAAGGGAGTGCCTGCAGGTCTGGAGCCTGTGGCTGTGGGGCTGCTGATCCTGGCCATCGGGCTATCCCTGGGTGCCAACTGTGGGTTCCCACTCAACCCTGCCCGGGACCTGGGCCCACGGCTTTTCACCTACGTGGCTGGCTGGGGCCCTGAAGTCTTCAG TGCTGGTAACGGCTGGTGGTGGGTGCCTGTGGTGGCCCCTCTGGTGGGGGCGACTCTTGGCACGGCCACGTACCAGCTGCTGGTGGCTCTCCACCACCCCGAGGAGAAGTCAGAGTCGGCTCAGGATCTAGAGTTTGCCCAACATACAGCCTGA
- the AQP10 gene encoding aquaporin-10 isoform X1 produces MVGGKASCSTRVTLCNRGRRVRRQWLWLCGSSQRPGVPTMLHSQPLADVKGRLRIRSHLARQCLAEFLGVFVLMLLTQGAGAQAVTSGETKGNFFTMFLAGSLAVTIAIYVGGNVSGAHLNPAFSLAMCLLGRLPWAKFPVYCLVQLLSAFCASGATYAVYYDALQNYTGGNLTVTGPKETASIFATYPAPYLSLNNGFLDQVLGTGILIVGILAILDTRNKGVPAGLEPVAVGLLILAIGLSLGANCGFPLNPARDLGPRLFTYVAGWGPEVFSAGNGWWWVPVVAPLVGATLGTATYQLLVALHHPEEKSESAQDLEFAQHTA; encoded by the exons ATGGTTGGGGGGAAAGCTTCATGTTCCACACGAGTGACATTGTGCAACAGGGGACGGAGAGTCAGAAG GCAGTGGTTGTGGTTGTGTGGCAGCAGCCAGAGACCAGGCGTCCCCACCATGTTGCATAGCCAGCCCTTGGCCGACGTCAAGGGCCGGCTCCGGATCCGCAGCCACCTGGCCCGGCAGTGCCTGGCAGAGTTTCTGGGTGTATTTGTGCTCATG tTGCTCACCCAGGGGGCTGGAGCCCAGGCTGTCACCAGTGGAGAAACGAAAGGCAACTTCTTCACCATGTTTCTGGCTGGCTCTCTGGCCGTGACCATAGCCATCTACGTGGGTGGTAACGTTTCAG GGGCCCACCTGAACCCAGCCTTCTCCCTGGCCATGTGCCTGCTGGGACGCCTCCCCTGGGCCAAGTTCCCCGTTTACTGCTTGGTGCAGCTTCTATCTGCTTTCTGTGCCTCTGGAGCCACCTATGCCGTCTACTACG ATGCCCTACAGAACTATACAGGTGGGAACCTGACGGTGACTGGCCCCAAGGAGACAGCCTCCATCTTTGCCACCTATCCTGCCCCTTACCTGTCCCTGAACAATGGCTTCCTGGATCAG GTGCTGGGCACGGGGATCCTGATTGTGGGGATCCTGGCCATCCTGGACACACGGAACAAGGGAGTGCCTGCAGGTCTGGAGCCTGTGGCTGTGGGGCTGCTGATCCTGGCCATCGGGCTATCCCTGGGTGCCAACTGTGGGTTCCCACTCAACCCTGCCCGGGACCTGGGCCCACGGCTTTTCACCTACGTGGCTGGCTGGGGCCCTGAAGTCTTCAG TGCTGGTAACGGCTGGTGGTGGGTGCCTGTGGTGGCCCCTCTGGTGGGGGCGACTCTTGGCACGGCCACGTACCAGCTGCTGGTGGCTCTCCACCACCCCGAGGAGAAGTCAGAGTCGGCTCAGGATCTAGAGTTTGCCCAACATACAGCCTGA
- the HAX1 gene encoding HCLS1-associated protein X-1 isoform X2, translating into MSLFDLFRGFFGLSPPRSHRDPFFGGMTRDEDEDDEEEEEEGATWGRGSSRFEGPQPPEEFGFGFSFSPGGGMRFHENFGFDDLIQDFNNIFSEMGAWTLPSRPPELPGPGPESEIPGERRQEGQTLRDSMLKYPDSHQPRIFGGGLESDARSESPKPAPDWGSQRPFGLFDDLWPMPPHSRAREDNDLDSQVSQEGLGPVLQPQPKSYFKSVSVTKITKPDGTVEERRTVVDSEGRTETTVTHQEADGGPRDDPESPAPPALDDTYSILDLFLGRWFRPR; encoded by the exons ATGAGCCTCTTTGATCTCTTTCGGGGCTTTTTCGGCCTTTCTCCACCTCGGAG CCACAGAGACCCCTTTTTTGGAGGGATGACACGAGATGAAGATGAGGatgatgaagaagaggaagaagaaggagccACGTGGGGCCGTGGGAGCTCGAGGTTTGAGGGTCCGCAGCCCCCGGAGGAATTTGGCTTCGGCTTCAGCTTCAGCCCGGGAGGAGGGATGCGTTTCCATGAGAACTTCGGCTTTGATGACCTAATACAGGATTTTAACAACATCTTCAGCGAGATGGGGGCCTGGACCTTGCCTTCCCGCCCTCCTG AACTTCCTGGTCCTGGTCCCGAGTCAGAGATACCTGGTGAGAGACGGCAGGAGGGACAGACTCTCCGGGACTCAATGCTTAAGTATCCAGATAGTCACCAGCCCAGGATCTTTGGGGGGGGCTTGGAGAGTGATGCAAGAAGTGAATCCCCCAAACCAGCGCCGGACTGGGGCTCCCAGAGGCCATTTGGTCTG TTTGATGATTTGTGGCCTATGCCCCCCCATTCTAGAGCCAGAGAAGACAACG aTCTTGATTCCCAGGTTTCCCAGGAGGGCCTCGGTCCAGTTCTGCAGCCCCAGCCCAAATCCTATTTCAAGAGCGTCTCTGTGACCAAGATCACTAAGCCAGATGGG ACAGTAGAGGAGCGCCGAACTGTGGTGGACAGCGAGGGCCGGACAGAGACCACAGTAACCCATCAAGAAGCAGACGGCGGCCCTAGAGATG ATCCAGAATCACCAGCACCTCCAGCCCTGGATGACACCTATTCCATCCTGGATTTGTTCCTAGGACGCTGGTTCCGGCCCCGGTAG
- the HAX1 gene encoding HCLS1-associated protein X-1 isoform X1: MSLFDLFRGFFGLSPPRSHRDPFFGGMTRDEDEDDEEEEEEGATWGRGSSRFEGPQPPEEFGFGFSFSPGGGMRFHENFGFDDLIQDFNNIFSEMGAWTLPSRPPELPGPGPESEIPGERRQEGQTLRDSMLKYPDSHQPRIFGGGLESDARSESPKPAPDWGSQRPFGLFDDLWPMPPHSRAREDNGECGDLDSQVSQEGLGPVLQPQPKSYFKSVSVTKITKPDGTVEERRTVVDSEGRTETTVTHQEADGGPRDDPESPAPPALDDTYSILDLFLGRWFRPR, from the exons ATGAGCCTCTTTGATCTCTTTCGGGGCTTTTTCGGCCTTTCTCCACCTCGGAG CCACAGAGACCCCTTTTTTGGAGGGATGACACGAGATGAAGATGAGGatgatgaagaagaggaagaagaaggagccACGTGGGGCCGTGGGAGCTCGAGGTTTGAGGGTCCGCAGCCCCCGGAGGAATTTGGCTTCGGCTTCAGCTTCAGCCCGGGAGGAGGGATGCGTTTCCATGAGAACTTCGGCTTTGATGACCTAATACAGGATTTTAACAACATCTTCAGCGAGATGGGGGCCTGGACCTTGCCTTCCCGCCCTCCTG AACTTCCTGGTCCTGGTCCCGAGTCAGAGATACCTGGTGAGAGACGGCAGGAGGGACAGACTCTCCGGGACTCAATGCTTAAGTATCCAGATAGTCACCAGCCCAGGATCTTTGGGGGGGGCTTGGAGAGTGATGCAAGAAGTGAATCCCCCAAACCAGCGCCGGACTGGGGCTCCCAGAGGCCATTTGGTCTG TTTGATGATTTGTGGCCTATGCCCCCCCATTCTAGAGCCAGAGAAGACAACGGTGAGTGTGGAG aTCTTGATTCCCAGGTTTCCCAGGAGGGCCTCGGTCCAGTTCTGCAGCCCCAGCCCAAATCCTATTTCAAGAGCGTCTCTGTGACCAAGATCACTAAGCCAGATGGG ACAGTAGAGGAGCGCCGAACTGTGGTGGACAGCGAGGGCCGGACAGAGACCACAGTAACCCATCAAGAAGCAGACGGCGGCCCTAGAGATG ATCCAGAATCACCAGCACCTCCAGCCCTGGATGACACCTATTCCATCCTGGATTTGTTCCTAGGACGCTGGTTCCGGCCCCGGTAG